One genomic region from Bacteroidota bacterium encodes:
- a CDS encoding class I SAM-dependent methyltransferase encodes MESFDRKKHWENIYQTKELKDVSWFQPTPETSLDLFKQFNMLTSAKVIDIGGGDSFLVDHLLDLGYQNISVLDISAAAIDRAKQRLGDKAKNVKWIVADAATFKPTEKYDFWHDRAAFHFLTDEHEISNYLETARQNINPTGILVIGTFSEQGPKKCSGIEIKQYSEKTMTERLKNFFEKIKCITVDHKTPFDTIQNFVFCSFKKLQTS; translated from the coding sequence ATGGAAAGTTTTGATCGCAAAAAACATTGGGAAAATATCTATCAGACAAAAGAGCTGAAAGACGTCAGTTGGTTTCAACCGACCCCAGAAACTTCATTGGACTTGTTTAAACAGTTCAACATGTTGACATCTGCAAAAGTAATTGACATAGGCGGAGGTGACAGTTTTTTAGTTGACCATTTGCTCGACTTAGGTTATCAAAACATTTCAGTTCTCGACATTTCGGCGGCAGCTATTGACAGAGCAAAACAACGACTTGGAGACAAAGCAAAAAATGTAAAATGGATAGTTGCAGATGCAGCGACTTTTAAACCTACGGAGAAATATGACTTTTGGCACGACCGGGCCGCATTTCACTTTCTGACAGACGAGCACGAAATTTCAAATTACTTGGAAACTGCAAGACAGAATATTAATCCGACAGGGATTTTGGTAATTGGGACATTTTCGGAACAAGGACCGAAAAAGTGTAGTGGAATAGAAATCAAACAATATTCTGAAAAAACAATGACTGAACGACTGAAGAACTTCTTCGAAAAAATTAAGTGCATAACGGTTGACCACAAGACTCCGTTCGACACCATTCAGAACTTTGTTTTTTGCAGTTTTAAAAAACTACAAACGTCTTGA
- a CDS encoding fused MFS/spermidine synthase: protein MNLRLALIISLIAGFVSISMEIVWFTILGYMFKGHAFTFGAVLSLVLFGIAFGAKYGYRAVNKPGANVLQLISKYLLVGGLFNFLGFPVIAWLMTFSSVFAALLAINVVVVAGLLGCVFPLLCHIAVSSKEQSVGRQTSQLYAANIIGATTGPLLTGYVLYNYFTPEQIIAGLCVVLLLLSVILRFYGAGTKPKAANLAVYAMLLAGVVLGQKFLYTHFLEHIQYQSIFDESKVYKHILHNRSGILAVDQQDRMFGSGAYDGAFNTDPAEYNINTVDRMYMVAAMHRQPERVLVIGLSTGSWAKVLANYGHVKEMTIIEINPGYLDIIAKYPEIATLLTDKRVKIVIDDGRRWLKRNPNEKFDMIVMNTTYHWRQNSTNLLSVEFLRMAKNNLKENGLMYWNTTKSQDVVYTAAHVFSHVTTYGTLVAASDSPFNLSEEEKRANFLKFTRFGEVLFTQENYVNRCNQLVQMPLPELHDSILKQDLWLITDDNMAAEYKADIWAIMKDIKPVGAEKK from the coding sequence ATGAATCTCCGTCTCGCATTAATCATATCGCTGATTGCCGGTTTTGTGAGCATCAGTATGGAAATAGTGTGGTTTACCATACTTGGCTACATGTTTAAAGGCCACGCCTTTACGTTTGGTGCAGTACTCTCGCTGGTGCTGTTTGGTATTGCCTTTGGTGCCAAATACGGCTACCGCGCGGTAAACAAGCCGGGGGCCAATGTATTGCAGCTTATTTCAAAGTATTTGCTGGTGGGCGGCTTGTTTAATTTTCTCGGCTTTCCGGTTATTGCGTGGCTTATGACGTTTAGCAGTGTGTTTGCGGCGTTGCTGGCAATAAACGTGGTGGTGGTGGCCGGTTTGCTCGGATGCGTTTTTCCGCTGCTTTGCCACATTGCCGTGTCGTCGAAAGAGCAGAGTGTGGGCCGGCAAACGTCGCAACTGTATGCGGCAAACATTATTGGCGCCACCACGGGGCCGCTGCTTACGGGCTATGTGTTGTACAACTATTTCACGCCCGAACAAATTATTGCCGGCTTGTGCGTGGTGCTCTTGCTCCTGTCGGTTATTCTGCGGTTTTACGGAGCCGGCACCAAGCCCAAAGCCGCCAATTTGGCCGTTTATGCAATGCTCCTTGCCGGCGTGGTGCTGGGCCAGAAATTCCTTTACACGCACTTTCTCGAGCATATTCAGTATCAGTCGATATTTGATGAGAGCAAGGTGTACAAACACATCCTGCACAACCGCAGCGGCATTCTGGCGGTGGATCAGCAGGACCGTATGTTTGGCAGTGGTGCTTACGACGGCGCGTTTAATACCGATCCGGCCGAATACAACATTAACACCGTGGATCGTATGTACATGGTGGCCGCCATGCACCGCCAGCCGGAGCGTGTGCTGGTAATCGGGCTCAGCACCGGATCGTGGGCAAAAGTGCTGGCCAATTACGGACATGTGAAGGAAATGACCATTATTGAAATCAATCCCGGCTACCTCGATATTATTGCCAAATACCCCGAAATAGCCACGCTGCTCACCGACAAGCGCGTGAAGATTGTGATTGACGATGGCCGCCGCTGGCTCAAACGCAACCCGAACGAAAAGTTCGATATGATTGTGATGAACACCACGTACCACTGGCGGCAAAACAGCACCAACCTGCTTTCGGTTGAGTTTTTGCGCATGGCCAAAAACAACCTGAAGGAAAACGGGCTGATGTACTGGAACACCACCAAATCGCAGGATGTGGTGTACACGGCTGCGCATGTGTTTTCGCACGTAACCACCTACGGCACATTGGTAGCGGCAAGCGACAGTCCGTTTAACCTTTCGGAAGAAGAAAAGCGGGCCAACTTTCTTAAGTTCACCCGTTTTGGCGAGGTGCTGTTTACACAGGAAAACTACGTAAACCGATGCAACCAGCTTGTGCAGATGCCGCTCCCCGAACTGCACGACTCAATTCTGAAGCAGGATTTATGGCTCATAACCGATGATAATATGGCGGCGGAGTATAAAGCCGATATCTGGGCGATAATGAAGGATATTAAGCCGGTTGGGGCGGAGAAGAAGTAG
- a CDS encoding cupin domain-containing protein, which yields MPSKGQILINPNTGDIYEFLETAKDTNGERVVMKMTLKSKGEQVPNHFHALQDEHFEVVSGKLTILLDGKKHVLTQGEKMTLPKNKPHNHYNNDDEPVVLIQTITPALDFDYLLENIIGLTIDGKMPNGKAGLIQELVTLKYLDSKSYLANIPQGLQKFLMNIVGPIGRLFGYRAIYKKYSDIEK from the coding sequence ATGCCATCAAAAGGACAAATTTTAATCAATCCAAACACTGGAGACATTTATGAATTTTTAGAAACAGCCAAAGACACCAATGGAGAAAGAGTTGTCATGAAAATGACACTTAAATCAAAAGGAGAACAGGTGCCTAATCATTTCCACGCATTACAAGACGAACATTTTGAAGTTGTTTCAGGTAAGCTGACAATCTTACTTGACGGCAAGAAACATGTTTTGACACAGGGAGAAAAAATGACGCTTCCGAAAAACAAACCCCATAATCATTACAATAATGACGATGAACCTGTAGTTTTAATTCAAACGATCACTCCTGCCCTAGACTTTGACTACTTATTAGAAAATATTATAGGGCTTACCATTGATGGAAAAATGCCAAATGGAAAAGCAGGCTTAATTCAGGAATTAGTCACGTTAAAATACTTGGACAGCAAAAGCTACCTTGCCAATATTCCACAAGGACTACAAAAATTCCTAATGAATATTGTAGGGCCAATTGGACGTTTATTTGGCTATAGAGCAATTTACAAGAAATATTCAGACATTGAAAAATAA
- a CDS encoding T9SS type A sorting domain-containing protein: MSIKSVLLLIALVFPSFYHGTHALFGQTVWTKDATNPVLRRDTVYANLPNDIFAISDGWVLKEGATYKMWYTCGGINYPADTLLRARQCYATSVDGVNWTKYSGNPVLDVSYTGGWDSLGVETPAVIIDSAAPAAERYKMWYAGHYFNSYRYDIGYAYSPDGISWTRHPNPVLQVGLTAEWDNGFLEGPSVIKEGGIYKMWYCGYDAIGDGSGTDGKANIGYATSPDGINWTKYSSNPIFTTGINTWDSIYVQDPHVMKQGSLYYMWYGGGADPSFGQQVGFATSPDGINWTKSTANPVLTSGNAGEWDANTASFPSVLNDGGIYKMWYTGKDVDPLPANSLNYYWEIGYATAPITGISELSNSGTGFITLSPNPFTTTTTIAASKNLQGATLTVYNVFGQKVMEMQNVSGNSFTLSRDNLTSGQYFVWLMDGDGDLAVAKMVIAD; encoded by the coding sequence ATGAGCATAAAATCTGTTTTACTCCTCATTGCCCTCGTGTTTCCGTCGTTCTATCACGGCACACACGCCTTGTTTGGCCAAACGGTCTGGACAAAAGACGCAACGAATCCCGTACTCCGCCGCGATACGGTATATGCAAACCTGCCCAACGACATATTTGCAATAAGCGATGGCTGGGTACTGAAAGAAGGCGCTACCTACAAAATGTGGTACACCTGCGGAGGAATTAATTATCCGGCCGATACATTACTAAGGGCAAGGCAGTGTTATGCCACATCGGTTGACGGCGTTAACTGGACGAAATATTCAGGAAACCCGGTGCTTGATGTGTCTTATACCGGCGGGTGGGATTCGCTGGGTGTGGAAACGCCGGCGGTAATTATTGACAGTGCGGCGCCGGCAGCTGAACGTTATAAAATGTGGTATGCCGGGCATTACTTTAATTCGTACAGGTATGATATCGGCTATGCCTATTCGCCTGATGGAATAAGCTGGACGAGGCATCCGAATCCGGTGCTGCAGGTGGGGCTGACTGCTGAATGGGACAATGGCTTCCTGGAAGGGCCCAGTGTGATAAAGGAAGGTGGCATTTACAAAATGTGGTACTGCGGCTATGATGCCATTGGCGACGGAAGCGGAACCGATGGAAAAGCCAATATCGGTTACGCCACATCGCCCGACGGAATTAACTGGACAAAATACAGCAGCAACCCGATTTTTACCACGGGCATCAATACCTGGGACAGCATTTACGTGCAGGATCCGCATGTAATGAAGCAGGGCAGTTTGTATTACATGTGGTATGGCGGCGGGGCAGATCCGTCTTTTGGCCAGCAGGTTGGTTTTGCCACCTCGCCCGATGGAATTAACTGGACAAAATCAACCGCCAACCCGGTGCTTACAAGCGGAAATGCCGGTGAGTGGGATGCAAACACGGCCTCGTTTCCGTCGGTATTAAACGACGGCGGAATCTATAAAATGTGGTACACCGGGAAAGATGTGGATCCGCTTCCGGCCAATTCGTTAAACTACTATTGGGAAATTGGCTATGCCACTGCACCCATAACGGGCATAAGTGAACTAAGCAATAGCGGCACTGGTTTTATCACGCTATCTCCGAACCCCTTCACCACAACCACCACAATTGCCGCATCGAAAAATTTGCAAGGCGCTACGTTAACGGTGTATAATGTATTCGGGCAGAAAGTAATGGAAATGCAAAATGTTTCGGGAAACTCGTTTACACTTTCCCGCGACAATCTTACCAGCGGGCAATATTTTGTGTGGTTGATGGATGGCGACGGGGATTTGGCGGTGGCCAAAATGGTAATTGCTGACTGA
- a CDS encoding type II toxin-antitoxin system ParD family antitoxin, which yields MNKNTSITLGGHFEEFIQHALQQGRYKNASEVIRAGLRLLEEEENKVQALKIAVQEGIDSGIAEDFDPEKHIKALKAKRK from the coding sequence ATGAACAAAAACACATCCATTACTCTTGGCGGTCATTTTGAGGAGTTTATTCAGCATGCGCTGCAGCAGGGCAGATATAAAAATGCAAGCGAAGTAATTCGTGCCGGATTGCGCTTGCTTGAGGAAGAAGAGAATAAAGTTCAGGCGTTGAAAATAGCTGTTCAGGAGGGTATTGATAGCGGTATTGCGGAAGACTTTGACCCCGAAAAACACATTAAGGCGCTTAAAGCAAAAAGGAAATAA
- a CDS encoding type II toxin-antitoxin system RelE/ParE family toxin encodes MGKLKFSRKALTDLEDIWDYTVEKWSEKQAEKYYRFLLDACKEIAANPKAGRSYTQISPNLFGVNPGRHIVFYQLDEQGDTVVLRILHQQMDLKQRMGE; translated from the coding sequence ATGGGGAAGTTGAAATTTTCCCGGAAAGCACTTACCGATCTGGAAGATATTTGGGATTACACGGTTGAGAAATGGTCGGAAAAACAGGCAGAAAAGTACTATCGTTTCCTTCTGGATGCCTGTAAGGAAATAGCCGCAAATCCTAAAGCCGGCCGGAGTTATACTCAAATTTCACCCAATCTTTTTGGGGTAAATCCCGGACGGCACATTGTTTTTTATCAGTTGGATGAGCAGGGCGACACAGTAGTGCTCAGAATCCTGCATCAGCAGATGGATTTGAAACAGCGAATGGGTGAGTGA
- a CDS encoding Crp/Fnr family transcriptional regulator — MTTEIKIKQFKKGTEILRAGEVSKYCFKVLKGCLKSFTIDKSGKENIIQFAPEEWWISDLDSFINEKPSELYISALEDTEVSYINKVDYENFKNLSSAELFEEVKILTKNIVWQNKRLILLLGSTGEERYINFIQTYPKLYERLPLKMIASYIGVTPEHLSSIRKQLSSK; from the coding sequence ATGACAACTGAAATAAAAATAAAACAATTTAAAAAAGGGACTGAAATCCTTCGAGCAGGAGAGGTATCTAAATATTGCTTTAAAGTGCTAAAAGGTTGTTTGAAAAGTTTTACAATTGACAAATCAGGCAAAGAAAATATCATACAATTTGCACCTGAAGAATGGTGGATTTCTGACTTGGATAGTTTTATAAATGAAAAACCTTCTGAACTTTATATTTCAGCACTTGAAGACACTGAGGTTTCCTATATTAATAAAGTTGATTACGAAAATTTCAAAAACTTGTCAAGTGCTGAATTATTTGAAGAAGTTAAAATTCTCACAAAAAATATTGTTTGGCAAAACAAACGGTTAATTCTTCTTTTAGGTTCTACGGGCGAGGAAAGGTATATAAACTTCATACAAACTTATCCCAAGTTGTATGAAAGACTCCCGCTAAAAATGATTGCTTCTTACATTGGTGTAACACCTGAACATTTGAGTAGTATCCGAAAACAACTTTCTAGTAAATAA
- a CDS encoding dioxygenase, with product MDRNDFLQKSILAFMSINTLSSLKAFTDTLPIQGKRMPVLFTSHGDPMDIPLSRQERAFWNALFELGKDLQKNFEVKAALVVSAHWCTRGTFVNISPEQKQIYDYYGFPESHYKVYYHAKGSPQIADEVNKIIPSVSKTTDWGLDHGAWPMLMHLFPNADVPVFQMSIDYYAKPEYHYELGKQLKSLREKGVLIIGSGSLIHNLQLGAQKMRANDMTPFGWEAEYDVWIKKQIDERNFINIINYENSHQLGKLAAPTPDHFVPVLYSLGMSDNKDNIRFFYEAAPTIPAFSERSFIIS from the coding sequence ATGGACAGAAATGATTTTCTTCAAAAATCAATTTTAGCATTTATGTCAATAAATACATTAAGCAGTTTAAAAGCTTTTACAGATACGCTTCCCATACAAGGGAAGCGTATGCCTGTATTGTTTACTTCGCATGGCGACCCAATGGATATTCCGCTTTCAAGACAGGAACGAGCATTTTGGAACGCACTATTTGAATTGGGAAAAGACTTGCAAAAAAACTTTGAAGTAAAAGCGGCATTAGTTGTTTCAGCCCATTGGTGTACGAGAGGAACGTTTGTAAACATATCGCCTGAACAAAAACAGATTTATGATTATTACGGCTTTCCTGAAAGTCATTACAAGGTATATTACCACGCCAAAGGTTCGCCTCAAATCGCAGACGAAGTAAATAAAATCATTCCATCTGTCAGTAAAACTACAGATTGGGGTTTGGACCACGGAGCGTGGCCTATGTTGATGCATTTGTTCCCCAATGCTGATGTTCCTGTTTTCCAGATGAGCATTGATTATTATGCAAAGCCTGAATATCATTACGAATTAGGGAAACAACTAAAATCTTTGCGAGAAAAAGGGGTGTTAATTATAGGCAGTGGTTCGCTCATTCATAATTTACAACTTGGAGCTCAGAAAATGCGTGCTAACGACATGACTCCTTTCGGTTGGGAAGCAGAGTATGACGTTTGGATAAAGAAACAAATTGACGAACGAAATTTCATTAACATCATCAATTACGAAAATAGTCACCAGTTAGGCAAACTAGCAGCTCCAACACCTGACCATTTTGTGCCTGTTCTGTACAGCTTGGGAATGTCAGACAATAAGGATAATATTCGTTTTTTTTACGAAGCAGCACCAACAATTCCGGCATTCAGTGAACGCAGTTTTATTATCAGTTAA
- a CDS encoding ATP-grasp domain-containing protein gives METILVINGETYWQDFLPDFKVEQKKIQSTEWLLKDSQLYAIDQNGVCKPDKILWRVGAIRPNTKHRTALDIIQLSGIHCVNSAKVLTKGFDRLTMLNVLKDCGLPVIPFNVATTSTQLKNIEIRFPFVVKAGNYHGGYGKVLVENEEKWQDIKDLLFISEDYITIEPFINYDKDIRYLAVGDKIWAMARKGKFWKANVQTTDFILIDQEETLIEQTKKLKNFLKADIVAIDILEDKDGNKYFVEYNDIPGLSGFPDEVKIELANCLKNKNSTHQVSVQPY, from the coding sequence ATGGAAACAATTTTAGTTATAAACGGAGAAACATACTGGCAGGACTTTTTACCCGACTTTAAAGTTGAACAGAAGAAAATTCAGTCAACAGAATGGTTGCTTAAAGACAGTCAACTTTATGCAATTGACCAAAATGGTGTTTGTAAACCGGACAAAATTTTGTGGAGGGTTGGCGCAATTCGACCAAATACTAAACACAGAACAGCACTAGATATTATTCAACTATCAGGAATTCATTGTGTAAATTCCGCAAAGGTTTTAACAAAAGGCTTCGACAGACTTACAATGCTAAATGTATTAAAAGACTGCGGTCTTCCAGTAATTCCATTTAATGTAGCAACAACTTCAACACAACTAAAAAATATTGAAATTCGATTTCCATTTGTTGTAAAAGCAGGAAACTACCACGGCGGTTATGGAAAAGTTCTTGTTGAAAATGAAGAAAAATGGCAAGACATTAAAGACTTGCTTTTTATTTCAGAAGACTATATCACAATTGAACCTTTTATCAACTATGATAAAGATATTCGTTATTTAGCGGTTGGCGACAAGATTTGGGCAATGGCAAGAAAAGGTAAATTTTGGAAAGCTAATGTTCAGACAACAGACTTTATACTTATTGACCAAGAAGAAACATTAATAGAACAAACAAAAAAACTAAAAAATTTTTTGAAAGCGGATATTGTTGCAATTGACATTTTAGAAGATAAAGACGGCAATAAGTATTTTGTAGAATACAATGATATACCAGGGCTTTCGGGATTTCCAGACGAAGTGAAAATAGAACTTGCCAACTGCCTGAAAAACAAAAACAGCACGCATCAAGTATCTGTCCAGCCGTATTAA
- a CDS encoding serine hydrolase: MSKFRFRILAWLLLAAPSLHAQKLPAFVTDSLNRYITREMAAWNVPGLAIAVVKDGKVVVSEGYGVREVGKPGRVNDKTLFQIASCSKAFTGTAVAMLDHEKKLSLDDTVRRWLPGFQLNDPLANKAVTLRDLLCHRIGLQTFQGDFVHWDSDLSREQIIGLMAKHQPQIAFRSAFGYCNAAYLAAGQAVQAASGKSWDDFVTERLFKPLGMTRSSTTHKAIVNDTNACRPYTRWQGKQYMLPAYDNVDNLGPAGSINSCVSDLAHWIQMHLDSGRFGGKEVVPYAALRKTYTPQTIIPRTSSLFPSMHFQAYGLGWFMADIHGRKIIWHDGGAGGFLTTVCFIPEENVGFVILTNTDNNSLFTALRYQLIDAFCGQPYKNYSQRLLPYTKQDEAEADADLAKWREEVKNAGQPPVALSAFIGLYGHPVYGRMAIDMDKDGKLIVRFQHHPQMSGTLEYMGNGKMLCTFNSPIWGISPSEFELNADGTVKTLTIHAPGFLDNMPYVFLKKPPKK, encoded by the coding sequence ATGAGCAAATTCCGCTTCCGCATACTCGCATGGCTGCTGCTTGCCGCCCCCTCCCTTCATGCCCAAAAACTCCCCGCCTTTGTTACCGACAGCCTCAACCGCTACATTACCCGCGAAATGGCCGCGTGGAATGTGCCCGGTCTCGCAATTGCCGTAGTGAAAGATGGCAAGGTAGTCGTGTCTGAAGGCTACGGCGTGCGCGAAGTGGGCAAGCCGGGGCGCGTAAACGACAAAACACTCTTCCAGATTGCCTCGTGCAGCAAAGCCTTTACCGGCACCGCCGTGGCCATGCTCGACCACGAGAAAAAACTCTCGCTCGACGATACCGTGCGGCGCTGGCTGCCGGGCTTTCAGCTTAACGATCCGCTGGCCAACAAGGCCGTAACCCTGCGCGATTTGCTCTGCCACCGCATAGGGCTGCAAACCTTTCAGGGCGATTTTGTGCACTGGGACTCCGACCTGAGCCGCGAACAAATTATCGGCCTCATGGCCAAGCACCAGCCGCAAATTGCCTTCCGCTCGGCATTCGGTTACTGCAATGCGGCTTACCTCGCCGCCGGACAGGCCGTGCAGGCGGCCAGCGGAAAAAGCTGGGACGATTTTGTGACCGAACGCCTGTTTAAGCCGCTGGGCATGACACGCAGCAGCACCACGCACAAAGCCATTGTGAATGATACCAACGCCTGCCGCCCCTACACACGCTGGCAGGGCAAACAATACATGCTGCCCGCCTACGACAATGTGGACAACCTGGGGCCCGCCGGCAGCATAAACTCGTGCGTGAGCGATCTTGCGCACTGGATTCAGATGCACTTAGACAGCGGCCGCTTTGGTGGTAAGGAAGTGGTGCCCTACGCCGCACTGCGTAAAACCTACACCCCGCAAACCATTATTCCGCGCACCTCGTCGCTGTTTCCGAGTATGCACTTTCAGGCATACGGCTTAGGCTGGTTTATGGCCGATATACACGGCCGCAAAATTATCTGGCACGATGGCGGCGCGGGCGGCTTCCTTACCACAGTATGCTTTATTCCCGAAGAAAACGTGGGCTTTGTAATCCTCACCAACACCGACAACAACAGCCTGTTTACCGCCCTGCGCTACCAGCTTATTGATGCGTTTTGCGGCCAGCCCTACAAAAACTACAGCCAGCGCCTGCTGCCCTATACAAAGCAGGACGAAGCCGAGGCCGATGCCGACCTTGCCAAATGGCGCGAGGAGGTGAAAAACGCCGGCCAGCCGCCTGTGGCGCTTTCTGCATTTATTGGCCTTTACGGGCATCCTGTGTACGGCCGCATGGCTATTGACATGGACAAAGACGGCAAACTCATTGTGCGTTTCCAGCACCACCCGCAAATGAGCGGCACCCTCGAGTACATGGGCAACGGAAAAATGCTCTGCACGTTCAACTCGCCCATCTGGGGCATTTCCCCTTCCGAGTTTGAACTCAATGCCGATGGTACCGTGAAAACACTTACCATACACGCACCGGGCTTTCTGGATAATATGCCGTATGTGTTTTTGAAGAAGCCGCCGAAGAAGTGA
- a CDS encoding nucleotidyl transferase AbiEii/AbiGii toxin family protein — MNHSNNLLRLKVVANALKEMRPDVVFVGGATLSLYSDLITYDVRPTDDVDIIIELISYKARTILEEKLRGLGFVNDIDSSVVCRYKIQGITVDIMPTKDASFIGFENIWYHDGFHNSATHMLDDKLDIRILSAPYFLATKMEAFKGRGGKDGRTSQDFEDIVFVLENRISIWSEIKNSEPPLKNYLITEFSLLMKNSNFFEWVDCHVNQGSPPASYLIMEELETLTAESS; from the coding sequence ATGAATCATAGTAATAATTTGTTGCGGTTAAAAGTGGTGGCCAATGCGCTGAAAGAAATGAGGCCTGACGTGGTTTTTGTGGGTGGTGCCACACTTTCTTTATACTCAGATTTGATAACCTATGATGTGCGTCCGACTGATGATGTTGATATAATTATTGAATTAATAAGCTATAAAGCCCGAACAATACTTGAAGAAAAACTTCGTGGTTTAGGATTTGTAAACGACATTGATTCTTCTGTTGTTTGCCGTTATAAAATACAAGGTATTACTGTTGACATTATGCCCACAAAAGATGCCTCATTTATTGGTTTTGAAAATATCTGGTATCACGATGGGTTTCATAATTCGGCTACACACATGTTAGATGATAAACTGGACATACGAATATTAAGTGCGCCTTATTTTCTTGCTACAAAAATGGAGGCGTTCAAAGGACGGGGAGGAAAGGACGGCAGAACCAGTCAGGATTTTGAAGACATTGTTTTTGTGCTGGAAAACAGGATCTCTATATGGTCTGAAATCAAAAACTCCGAACCACCTCTTAAAAACTACCTCATCACTGAATTTTCATTGTTGATGAAAAACTCTAATTTCTTCGAATGGGTTGATTGTCATGTGAATCAGGGCTCTCCTCCTGCTTCATATCTGATTATGGAAGAACTAGAAACGTTGACTGCCGAGTCTTCGTGA